One genomic region from Bacillus aquiflavi encodes:
- the rluB gene encoding 23S rRNA pseudouridine(2605) synthase RluB — MERLQKVIAHAGVASRRKAEQLIIDGKVKVNGKIVTELGAKVSASDRVEVNGIPIEKEEPVYFLFYKPRGVISSVKDDKGRKVVTDYFPEMDQRIYPVGRLDYDTSGLLLLTNDGEFANLLMHPRGGIEKVYVAKIKGIPQKEILRTLERGVHLEDGKTAPAKAKLLSLDKRKQTAIVELTIHEGRNRQVRRMFEKLGYPVLKLKREQYAFLTLHGMKTGDIRELTPHEVKQLRTIALK; from the coding sequence TTGGAAAGACTGCAAAAAGTAATCGCTCATGCAGGAGTCGCTTCAAGAAGAAAGGCAGAACAATTAATTATCGATGGTAAAGTAAAAGTAAATGGGAAAATAGTGACAGAGCTAGGTGCTAAAGTTTCGGCTTCAGATCGCGTCGAAGTAAATGGGATCCCCATTGAAAAGGAAGAGCCTGTTTATTTTTTATTTTATAAACCTCGTGGTGTGATCTCAAGTGTAAAAGATGATAAAGGAAGAAAGGTAGTAACTGATTATTTTCCTGAAATGGATCAAAGGATATACCCAGTAGGAAGACTCGATTATGATACATCTGGTTTACTTTTATTAACTAATGATGGTGAGTTTGCAAATTTACTTATGCACCCTAGAGGAGGGATAGAGAAAGTTTATGTTGCAAAAATAAAAGGCATTCCGCAGAAAGAGATATTGCGTACTTTAGAAAGAGGAGTACATCTTGAAGACGGAAAAACAGCACCCGCTAAAGCTAAACTATTATCATTAGATAAAAGAAAACAAACAGCCATTGTTGAATTAACCATTCACGAAGGAAGGAATCGGCAAGTCCGCAGGATGTTTGAAAAGCTTGGTTATCCTGTCTTAAAATTAAAAAGAGAGCAGTACGCTTTTTTAACTTTACACGGCATGAAAACAGGTGACATTAGGGAATTAACTCCGCATGAAGTGAAGCAGCTTCGCACTATTGCTTTGAAATAA
- a CDS encoding spore maturation protein, protein MEIIATLSLWLIPILIGFILLYGTMKRVSTYESFVEGGKEGISIAFSIIPFLVGMLVAISIFRASGALEFFVGFMRSALEVVGIPAEIVPLAVIRPISGTAALGMTTDIIATYGPDSFLGRLASIMQGSTDTTLYILTVYFGAVGIKRMGDALKVGLLADLIGIIASIIVAGLVFGTN, encoded by the coding sequence ATGGAGATTATTGCTACACTTTCACTTTGGTTAATTCCAATTTTAATAGGATTTATTTTACTATATGGGACAATGAAGCGTGTTTCAACATATGAAAGCTTTGTTGAAGGCGGCAAAGAAGGAATTTCAATTGCTTTCTCAATCATTCCGTTTCTAGTTGGAATGCTTGTTGCAATTTCCATCTTTCGAGCATCAGGAGCACTCGAGTTTTTTGTCGGTTTTATGCGATCAGCACTTGAGGTAGTTGGAATTCCAGCAGAAATTGTTCCTCTCGCAGTTATTCGCCCTATTTCAGGTACAGCTGCATTAGGCATGACAACTGATATAATAGCTACCTATGGACCTGACTCGTTTTTGGGAAGATTAGCTTCAATTATGCAAGGAAGTACAGATACAACACTTTATATTTTGACTGTTTATTTTGGAGCAGTCGGGATAAAAAGGATGGGAGATGCATTAAAGGTTGGGTTATTAGCAGATTTAATTGGAATTATTGCTTCAATAATTGTTGCCGGACTTGTTTTTGGTACAAATTAA
- a CDS encoding nucleoside recognition domain-containing protein has translation MVNYIWVFMTIVGIIFAIVNGTMEAVNEAIFKGAQDAVTLCIGLISVLVFWLGLMRIAQDAGLLTKLSALFRPLVKLLFPEVPPHHPAMGYILSNMMANLFGLGNAATPLGIKAMEQLKALNGNKDTASRSMITFLAINTSSITIIPTTVIAIRMNYQSAAPTDIVAPTIIATFCSTMGAILIDRYFHFRRSNKG, from the coding sequence ATGGTTAATTATATATGGGTATTTATGACGATAGTAGGTATTATTTTTGCAATTGTAAACGGAACGATGGAAGCGGTTAATGAAGCAATTTTCAAGGGGGCACAGGATGCCGTCACATTATGTATTGGTCTTATTAGTGTCCTTGTTTTTTGGCTTGGTTTAATGAGGATTGCTCAAGATGCAGGTTTATTAACTAAGCTTTCGGCATTATTTCGCCCGCTTGTAAAATTACTTTTTCCCGAAGTCCCTCCCCATCATCCAGCAATGGGTTATATTTTGTCTAACATGATGGCAAATTTATTTGGACTTGGAAATGCAGCAACGCCGCTTGGAATTAAAGCGATGGAACAGTTAAAAGCTTTGAATGGAAATAAAGATACAGCAAGCCGATCGATGATCACTTTTTTAGCGATAAATACATCGAGTATTACAATAATTCCTACAACCGTGATTGCGATTCGAATGAATTATCAATCTGCCGCTCCAACAGACATTGTTGCACCAACAATTATTGCAACATTTTGCTCTACGATGGGCGCGATTCTTATCGACCGGTATTTTCACTTTAGAAGAAGCAACAAAGGGTGA
- a CDS encoding D-alanyl-D-alanine carboxypeptidase family protein, with protein sequence MKVVFKLMITFSLIVSMFAIMNSKQVDAAESVSAHGAILIEQQTGRVLYEKNAHEPQRIASITKIMTAILAIESGKLEEMVKISEKAVKVEGSSIYLTQGEKVKLEDLVYGLMLRSGNDAANAIAEHVGGSVEGFVFLMNEKAKELGMKNTIFSNPHGLDDHEDHYSTPYDMALLTRYAMMNETYQKISGTKSYKGWKNKNRLLTELYDHCTGGKTGFTKRAKRTLVTTATKGDLHLIAVTLNAPDDWNDHIYLFEQGFKNYDMVEVVRASKAKIIKDSFYKNKVFLKTSFKYPVTKKEEDLFKINYKVLKPNKDWTKDEDVPNVIGVAVVYFKEKPIKEIPLFFKHEQKEEKKSFFDFFKSLFSSVIGVTHDG encoded by the coding sequence ATGAAAGTTGTCTTTAAACTCATGATCACCTTCTCCCTCATAGTTTCAATGTTTGCGATCATGAATTCTAAACAAGTTGATGCTGCCGAATCGGTAAGTGCTCACGGTGCAATCTTAATCGAGCAGCAAACAGGGCGAGTTCTATATGAGAAGAATGCACATGAACCGCAAAGAATTGCAAGTATTACAAAAATCATGACTGCTATTTTAGCCATTGAGTCAGGCAAATTAGAAGAAATGGTTAAAATAAGTGAAAAAGCAGTAAAAGTAGAAGGATCATCGATATATTTAACACAAGGAGAAAAAGTAAAATTAGAGGATTTAGTTTATGGATTAATGCTTCGTTCAGGTAATGATGCTGCCAATGCAATTGCAGAGCATGTCGGCGGAAGTGTTGAGGGTTTTGTTTTTTTAATGAACGAAAAAGCAAAAGAACTTGGAATGAAAAATACGATTTTTTCTAATCCACACGGGCTTGACGATCATGAAGATCATTATTCAACTCCTTATGATATGGCCCTCTTAACTAGATATGCAATGATGAATGAAACTTATCAAAAAATTTCTGGAACGAAGTCTTATAAAGGTTGGAAAAATAAAAACAGACTTCTCACAGAGCTTTACGATCATTGTACTGGGGGAAAAACGGGATTTACGAAGCGAGCAAAGAGAACTCTTGTTACAACGGCGACGAAAGGCGATCTTCATTTAATTGCAGTAACATTAAATGCTCCAGATGATTGGAATGATCATATTTATCTTTTTGAGCAGGGCTTTAAAAATTACGATATGGTTGAAGTAGTTAGAGCATCTAAAGCGAAGATAATTAAGGATTCTTTTTATAAAAATAAAGTTTTTTTAAAAACATCATTTAAATACCCTGTAACGAAAAAAGAAGAGGATTTATTTAAAATTAATTATAAAGTGCTGAAACCAAATAAAGATTGGACGAAAGATGAAGATGTCCCAAATGTCATTGGGGTTGCAGTCGTTTACTTTAAAGAAAAACCAATAAAGGAAATTCCATTGTTTTTTAAACATGAGCAGAAGGAAGAAAAAAAGTCTTTTTTTGACTTCTTTAAAAGTCTTTTTTCTTCTGTGATAGGTGTGACTCATGATGGTTAA
- a CDS encoding superoxide dismutase yields MNRFQEYVKDVFQYNEQMKSFLESEQVCKDEQIWKRLDVVTNILEEASGELTPNQLKNLQMKVDELHEEVENYFDDRHKFGYVWVKDRSVPVGKHTLPPLPYQYHALEPYINEEIMKLHHGKHHRSYVTGLNKAEKELEKTRKQNDFSLVKHWSRELAFHGSGHYLHTIFWGNMSPNGGGKPKGKLLNEIESYFGSFKEFKNHFTEAAKQVEGVGWALLVWSPRSRHLEVLQSERHMLLTQWDTIPILVLDVWEHAYYLQYKNNRGEYVENWWNIVNWKDVESRFEKASELKWKPY; encoded by the coding sequence ATGAATCGTTTTCAAGAGTATGTAAAAGATGTTTTTCAGTATAACGAACAGATGAAATCATTTTTAGAATCTGAACAAGTATGTAAGGACGAGCAAATATGGAAAAGGCTTGATGTCGTGACAAATATTCTAGAGGAGGCATCAGGTGAACTAACTCCTAATCAACTGAAAAATTTGCAAATGAAAGTTGATGAATTACATGAAGAAGTAGAAAACTATTTTGATGATCGTCATAAGTTCGGTTATGTTTGGGTAAAGGATCGAAGCGTTCCAGTAGGAAAACATACATTGCCACCGTTACCATATCAATATCATGCTTTAGAACCTTATATTAATGAGGAAATAATGAAATTGCATCATGGTAAGCACCATCGTTCGTACGTGACTGGACTTAATAAGGCGGAAAAAGAATTAGAAAAAACCCGAAAACAAAATGATTTTTCGTTAGTTAAGCATTGGTCTCGGGAGCTTGCCTTTCACGGATCAGGTCATTATTTGCATACAATTTTCTGGGGCAATATGAGTCCGAATGGAGGCGGAAAACCAAAAGGTAAATTATTAAATGAAATTGAAAGTTATTTTGGAAGTTTTAAAGAATTTAAAAATCATTTTACTGAAGCGGCAAAACAAGTAGAAGGAGTTGGCTGGGCGCTGCTCGTATGGTCGCCACGATCAAGGCATTTAGAGGTGCTTCAATCTGAACGACATATGCTATTAACACAATGGGATACAATTCCAATTCTTGTTCTTGACGTTTGGGAGCATGCGTACTATTTGCAATATAAAAATAACCGCGGTGAATATGTAGAAAATTGGTGGAATATTGTGAATTGGAAAGACGTTGAAAGCCGTTTTGAAAAAGCGAGTGAGCTTAAGTGGAAGCCTTATTAA
- the scpB gene encoding SMC-Scp complex subunit ScpB produces MVDSNLLGVLESLLFTAGDEGLSLKQILAVLKISENEAIEAIEALRDEYDNNKRRGIHLVEFAGTYQLATKKDHAVYLQKLIESPETTTLYQAALETLAIIAYKQPITRAEIEEIRGVKTERPLQTLMGKALIKEVGRAEGTGRAYLYGTTKEFLDSFGLKSLEELPPLQEKTEKDFMLEEADLFFENFHETNDE; encoded by the coding sequence ATGGTTGACTCTAATTTGCTTGGGGTATTAGAAAGTCTTTTATTTACAGCAGGAGATGAGGGACTTTCTTTAAAACAAATTTTAGCAGTTCTTAAGATTAGTGAAAATGAGGCTATTGAGGCAATTGAAGCACTTAGAGATGAATATGACAATAATAAAAGACGCGGTATTCATCTTGTAGAGTTTGCAGGAACTTACCAACTTGCAACGAAAAAAGATCATGCAGTTTATTTACAAAAGCTTATTGAGTCTCCTGAAACAACAACGTTATATCAAGCGGCACTTGAAACTTTAGCTATTATTGCTTATAAGCAGCCGATTACGAGAGCAGAAATAGAAGAAATCCGAGGTGTAAAAACAGAACGACCGTTACAAACCTTAATGGGGAAAGCGCTCATTAAAGAGGTGGGACGAGCGGAAGGAACGGGGAGAGCTTATTTATATGGCACGACGAAGGAGTTTTTAGATTCCTTTGGATTAAAGAGCTTAGAGGAGCTTCCGCCATTACAAGAAAAAACAGAAAAAGATTTTATGCTTGAAGAGGCTGACTTATTTTTTGAGAACTTTCATGAAACAAATGATGAATAA
- a CDS encoding segregation/condensation protein A yields the protein MEQYNVKIDAFEGPLDLLLHLINRLEIDIYDIPMAEITEQYLFYIHTMKELQLDIASEYLVMAATLLAIKSKMLLPKQEDALQEVEFEVDIGEDPREELIERLVEYRKYKEAAMDLKSMEQERSLMFSKPPSDLSQFVKEPIQELDLNVTLYDMLGALQKLFRRKKLQRPLATKIARQEISLKKRMAEISAYLNQNEERRTSFYELFPVAEREHIIVTFLAILELMKRNEIIVEQEYNFAEIFVERNKRGREIYNG from the coding sequence ATGGAGCAATATAATGTAAAGATTGATGCATTTGAGGGTCCGTTAGATTTACTTCTACATTTAATTAATCGTCTTGAAATTGACATATATGATATACCAATGGCAGAGATAACGGAGCAATATTTATTTTACATTCATACGATGAAAGAATTGCAGCTTGATATTGCAAGTGAATATTTAGTAATGGCTGCAACATTGTTAGCAATAAAAAGTAAAATGCTTTTACCGAAACAAGAGGATGCTTTACAAGAGGTGGAATTTGAAGTTGATATTGGGGAAGATCCGCGAGAAGAATTGATCGAGAGATTAGTCGAATATCGAAAGTATAAAGAGGCAGCAATGGATTTAAAATCAATGGAACAAGAACGAAGTCTTATGTTTTCTAAGCCGCCGAGTGATCTTTCCCAATTTGTAAAAGAACCAATACAAGAATTAGATTTAAATGTTACATTATATGATATGCTTGGTGCATTACAAAAGCTATTTAGGAGAAAAAAACTCCAACGACCATTAGCTACAAAAATTGCTCGCCAAGAAATTTCGCTTAAAAAACGGATGGCAGAGATTTCAGCTTATTTAAATCAAAATGAAGAAAGAAGGACGAGCTTTTATGAGCTTTTTCCAGTAGCAGAACGAGAACATATTATTGTTACTTTTTTAGCGATTTTAGAATTAATGAAACGCAATGAAATTATCGTTGAACAAGAATATAACTTTGCTGAAATATTTGTAGAGAGGAATAAAAGGGGTAGGGAGATATATAATGGTTGA
- a CDS encoding YjcZ family sporulation protein: protein MSGGYGWGTGFALIVVLFILLIIVGAAWIY, encoded by the coding sequence ATGTCTGGTGGATATGGATGGGGAACAGGATTTGCGTTAATTGTTGTCCTGTTTATTCTATTAATTATCGTCGGAGCTGCTTGGATATACTAA
- a CDS encoding DUF309 domain-containing protein, translated as MKYPNEYIDYLIFFHGERDYFECHEILEEYWKKTEQSKNDSIWVGLILLAVANYHYRRNN; from the coding sequence TTGAAATATCCAAACGAATATATTGATTATCTCATTTTCTTTCACGGTGAACGAGATTATTTTGAATGCCATGAAATTTTAGAAGAATATTGGAAAAAAACTGAACAAAGTAAAAACGATTCGATTTGGGTTGGACTAATTTTACTTGCTGTTGCTAACTATCATTATCGTCGTAATAATTAA
- a CDS encoding GNAT family N-acetyltransferase → MLIRYKKAFEKIAMGLLSFMPNEKDLKKLQQTINQYENEDDRQLFLWREGEDFIGLIGVLLKDPNIVEVQHISVNPSHRKQGKGKCMVKALHDFYTEKEIKPCDETAPFLNCCKFDDDIPKGNE, encoded by the coding sequence ATGTTAATTCGTTACAAAAAAGCGTTTGAAAAAATAGCAATGGGCTTATTATCGTTCATGCCAAATGAAAAAGATTTGAAAAAGCTTCAACAAACAATAAATCAATATGAAAATGAAGACGACAGACAATTGTTTTTATGGAGAGAGGGAGAAGATTTTATTGGCCTAATTGGTGTATTACTTAAAGATCCTAATATTGTTGAAGTTCAACACATATCGGTAAATCCCTCCCATCGTAAGCAAGGAAAGGGAAAATGCATGGTTAAGGCATTACATGACTTTTACACAGAAAAGGAAATTAAGCCATGTGATGAAACAGCACCGTTTCTTAACTGTTGTAAGTTTGATGACGATATACCTAAAGGGAACGAATGA
- the lysA gene encoding diaminopimelate decarboxylase, with product MYLQGSAKVNEQGHLEIGGVDTIDLVREYGTPLYVYDVALIRKRAADFKRKFEQLGVKAQVAYASKAFSTIAMLQLANEEGLSLDVVSGGELYTAIVAGFPPEKIHFHGNNKSFEELEMALKYHIGCIVVDNYHELDMLINICKQKRCKVNILIRVTPGIEAHTHDYILTGQEDSKFGFDLQNGQAEEALKMALKSEWLNILGIHCHIGSQIFDTTGFLLAIRKIYEKLNEWKEKFNYEPKVVNLGGGFGIRYTNEDEPLSPSQYVEEIIYEVKCQVEKFSMSMPEIWIEPGRSLVGDAGITLYQVGSRKEVPNVRKYIAVDGGMSDNIRPALYQAKYEAVLANKPYAKHEETVSIAGKCCESGDMLIWDLPLPKVNSNDVLVVFSTGAYGYSMANNYNRIPRPAVVFVENGEAALVVKRETYEDLVRLDIPLKEKIKG from the coding sequence ATGTATTTGCAAGGTTCAGCAAAAGTAAATGAACAAGGTCACTTAGAAATTGGGGGCGTTGATACAATTGATTTGGTTCGAGAGTACGGAACCCCTTTATATGTTTATGATGTTGCTTTAATTCGGAAGCGGGCTGCAGATTTTAAAAGGAAATTTGAACAGTTAGGAGTTAAAGCGCAAGTTGCCTATGCAAGTAAAGCTTTTTCAACAATTGCAATGCTGCAATTAGCTAATGAGGAAGGTCTTTCACTCGATGTAGTTTCAGGTGGAGAGCTTTATACAGCGATTGTTGCAGGATTTCCACCTGAAAAAATTCATTTCCATGGTAATAATAAAAGTTTTGAAGAACTAGAGATGGCGTTAAAATATCATATTGGATGTATCGTAGTTGATAATTATCATGAGTTGGACATGTTAATAAATATTTGTAAACAAAAGAGATGTAAGGTTAACATTTTAATTCGCGTTACACCGGGAATAGAAGCACATACACATGATTATATTTTAACAGGTCAGGAAGATTCGAAATTTGGTTTTGACTTACAAAATGGCCAAGCAGAAGAAGCTCTCAAAATGGCATTGAAGTCAGAGTGGTTAAATATTCTCGGTATTCACTGTCATATAGGTTCACAAATATTCGATACAACAGGATTTCTATTAGCTATAAGAAAAATTTATGAAAAGCTAAATGAATGGAAAGAAAAATTTAATTACGAACCTAAAGTTGTTAATTTAGGCGGTGGCTTTGGGATCCGTTATACTAACGAAGATGAGCCTCTTTCTCCTTCCCAATACGTTGAGGAAATTATTTATGAAGTAAAATGCCAAGTGGAGAAATTTTCTATGTCTATGCCCGAAATATGGATTGAACCAGGGCGATCATTAGTAGGGGATGCGGGTATTACATTATATCAAGTTGGTTCAAGAAAAGAAGTTCCGAACGTACGAAAATATATTGCGGTTGATGGTGGAATGAGTGATAATATTCGTCCAGCACTTTATCAAGCAAAATATGAAGCAGTTTTAGCAAATAAACCGTATGCAAAACATGAAGAAACAGTATCTATTGCAGGAAAGTGCTGTGAATCTGGAGACATGCTTATTTGGGATTTACCACTCCCAAAAGTAAATAGCAATGATGTACTAGTTGTATTTAGTACAGGTGCTTACGGATACTCAATGGCTAATAATTATAATCGAATTCCTCGACCCGCTGTTGTTTTCGTTGAAAATGGAGAAGCAGCTCTTGTCGTCAAAAGAGAAACTTATGAAGATCTTGTCCGCCTAGACATCCCTTTAAAAGAAAAAATCAAAGGCTAA
- a CDS encoding DUF2262 domain-containing protein, giving the protein MSELNEISRFEQKFTEEVIEVAAVIGASGVGAGRAGGDLLWHVSIPLIAWENLNRHEPVMKEELRLQWLADDKEFERKRDLLKANSVVRLQVRRGENSMMLVKVLETSYRDNELEEILQESLKPVYYHDEVLGQFELIKSVKIFERKISWTGEEGCLTFDWYEDHDKMKSALETAYALFKQEDEWSQKMKEYAAEELVELANDWLQDDEEAEFDEITKEIFIESMKLSTICVYPEGDFEVYYSDGDMFYGHSIIVCGNINGEFEAAEIAG; this is encoded by the coding sequence ATGAGTGAATTGAATGAAATCAGCAGATTTGAACAGAAATTTACCGAGGAGGTAATTGAAGTCGCAGCAGTGATAGGTGCATCAGGTGTTGGCGCAGGGAGAGCCGGGGGAGATCTATTGTGGCACGTGTCTATTCCTTTGATTGCTTGGGAAAACTTAAATCGTCATGAACCTGTTATGAAAGAAGAACTACGGCTGCAATGGCTGGCTGATGATAAAGAATTTGAAAGAAAAAGAGATTTATTGAAAGCAAATTCTGTTGTTAGATTACAAGTTCGCAGGGGAGAAAATTCCATGATGCTTGTTAAGGTTCTGGAGACTTCCTATCGAGATAACGAATTGGAAGAGATACTTCAAGAATCTTTAAAGCCCGTTTATTATCATGATGAGGTATTGGGGCAGTTTGAGCTAATTAAAAGTGTTAAAATTTTCGAAAGGAAGATTTCTTGGACAGGTGAAGAAGGCTGCTTGACTTTCGATTGGTATGAAGATCATGACAAGATGAAATCTGCATTAGAAACCGCCTATGCCCTTTTCAAGCAGGAGGATGAATGGAGTCAGAAAATGAAAGAGTATGCTGCGGAAGAATTGGTCGAGTTGGCAAACGATTGGCTGCAGGATGATGAGGAAGCAGAGTTCGATGAGATCACAAAGGAAATCTTCATCGAATCAATGAAGTTAAGCACTATATGTGTTTATCCAGAAGGTGATTTTGAAGTATATTACTCTGATGGAGATATGTTTTATGGGCATTCTATTATTGTATGTGGAAATATTAATGGGGAATTTGAAGCGGCTGAGATAGCGGGTTAA
- a CDS encoding spore germination protein — MSKNKPIPKSLTEVESYMEKRIGLGESYDLGVRKLKILRKDVHVYYVNGLCDTQFIIEILEGIIDINDQEKLSAKLSEIIENRLFHQSVERIQTLDELVDQVLSGLIVILTEGSNIGLVVDVRAYPGREPQEPDTEKVVRGSRDGFVENIIVNTALTRRRIRDERLRFEMLKIGERSKTDIAIGYIKDVANPDLINVIKKEIQTIKIDGLTMADKTVEEFLLKQNYNPYPLVRYTERADVAATHLLEGHVVIYVDTSPSVIITPTTFFHHVQHAEEYRQSPAVGTFVRWARFIGIITSILLVPLWYLFVLDPSLLPEKISFIGPNEKSNIPIFLQILFADLGIEFLRIAAIHTPTPLSTAMGLIAAVMIGEIAIGVGLFIPEVILYIAIAQIGTFATPSYELSVANKLARMGLLVAVALFKNPGLVIGTTLYLLLLANIRSLNTPYLWPFLPFNPGAFLQILIRTATPGAKIRPSIVHAQNRFKQPSNS, encoded by the coding sequence ATGAGTAAAAATAAGCCGATCCCTAAATCATTAACAGAAGTAGAATCCTATATGGAAAAACGAATCGGTCTTGGAGAAAGTTATGACTTAGGTGTAAGAAAATTAAAGATCTTAAGGAAAGATGTTCATGTTTATTACGTTAATGGATTGTGTGATACCCAATTCATTATTGAAATTTTAGAAGGAATTATTGATATTAATGATCAGGAAAAGCTTTCAGCAAAATTGTCGGAAATTATTGAGAATCGCCTCTTTCACCAATCAGTTGAACGTATTCAAACTTTAGATGAGCTTGTTGACCAAGTCCTTTCTGGTTTAATCGTGATCTTAACCGAAGGTTCTAATATTGGGTTGGTGGTAGATGTTAGAGCCTATCCGGGAAGAGAACCGCAAGAGCCCGATACAGAAAAAGTTGTTCGAGGGTCTAGAGATGGATTTGTAGAAAATATTATTGTTAACACAGCTTTAACTAGACGAAGAATTCGTGATGAACGATTACGTTTTGAAATGCTCAAAATAGGAGAACGATCGAAAACAGACATTGCAATTGGTTATATAAAAGATGTAGCAAACCCTGACTTAATTAATGTAATTAAAAAGGAAATTCAAACAATTAAAATTGACGGGCTGACAATGGCAGATAAAACTGTTGAGGAGTTTTTATTAAAACAAAACTACAATCCTTATCCGCTCGTTCGTTATACAGAAAGAGCAGATGTGGCTGCAACTCATCTTCTCGAAGGACATGTGGTCATTTATGTTGATACTTCTCCAAGTGTTATTATTACGCCAACAACTTTTTTTCATCATGTACAGCATGCTGAAGAATATCGCCAATCTCCAGCAGTGGGGACTTTTGTCCGTTGGGCAAGATTTATTGGAATTATTACCTCGATCTTATTAGTACCGCTATGGTATTTATTCGTACTAGATCCATCCTTATTGCCGGAAAAAATTTCATTTATTGGACCGAATGAAAAATCAAATATCCCTATATTTTTACAGATCCTTTTTGCTGATTTAGGAATTGAATTTTTGCGAATAGCTGCTATACATACACCGACACCGTTATCTACTGCAATGGGGTTAATAGCTGCAGTAATGATTGGAGAAATTGCCATTGGTGTCGGGCTATTCATTCCAGAAGTCATTCTCTATATTGCTATAGCACAAATTGGAACATTTGCAACCCCAAGCTATGAGCTTAGTGTAGCAAATAAGCTAGCAAGGATGGGGCTATTAGTTGCTGTAGCGTTATTCAAAAACCCTGGATTAGTGATAGGGACAACATTATATTTGCTCTTACTTGCTAATATTCGTTCATTAAATACACCATACTTATGGCCGTTTCTTCCATTTAATCCTGGAGCATTTCTCCAAATTCTTATTAGAACAGCAACGCCAGGGGCAAAAATTCGTCCAAGTATCGTTCATGCACAAAATCGCTTTAAACAACCGTCAAACTCATAG
- a CDS encoding stage V sporulation protein AB yields MTIKILFVIFSGFAGGLAVGAGFVAFLTVLGIIPRLTQLSKTMKMIHSYEWAVVLGVVSGTIVGLWEIEFHLTSLLLIPLGLFGGTFIGMIAAALTEVLNVLPILAKRVRVDGKIIILLMAIVFGKIFGSLFQWLYLIDL; encoded by the coding sequence ATGACGATTAAGATTTTATTTGTTATTTTCAGTGGTTTTGCTGGAGGTCTTGCTGTTGGAGCTGGTTTCGTAGCATTTTTGACTGTACTCGGAATTATTCCAAGACTGACACAGTTGTCAAAGACGATGAAAATGATTCATTCATATGAATGGGCCGTTGTACTCGGAGTCGTTTCAGGTACGATTGTCGGACTTTGGGAGATAGAATTTCATTTAACCTCACTTTTGTTAATACCACTTGGATTGTTTGGAGGCACTTTTATCGGAATGATTGCGGCAGCTTTAACAGAAGTATTAAATGTATTACCAATTTTAGCTAAAAGAGTGAGGGTTGATGGGAAAATTATTATTTTACTCATGGCTATTGTCTTTGGGAAAATATTTGGCTCATTATTTCAGTGGCTTTATTTAATTGATCTTTAA